One stretch of Pararhizobium qamdonense DNA includes these proteins:
- a CDS encoding YciI family protein, protein MPQYIVICRMQDPLDPELQRKRAELRPAHIEGASKLQAEGKLLLGGMVQDEAGNPAGSGCICNFDNEAALWEWLDNDPWMLGGVWHSVEVIPFKVAEHYLKH, encoded by the coding sequence ATGCCGCAATATATCGTCATCTGCCGCATGCAGGATCCACTGGATCCCGAGCTGCAGCGCAAGCGTGCGGAACTCCGCCCGGCGCATATCGAGGGCGCCAGCAAGCTGCAGGCCGAGGGCAAGCTGCTTCTCGGCGGCATGGTTCAGGACGAGGCGGGCAATCCCGCCGGTTCGGGCTGCATCTGCAATTTCGACAACGAGGCCGCTCTTTGGGAATGGCTGGACAATGATCCCTGGATGCTCGGCGGCGTCTGGCATTCCGTCGAGGTCATCCCGTTCAAGGTCGCAGAACACTATCTGAAACACTAG
- a CDS encoding ABC transporter substrate-binding protein, whose product MVRLVGMLAGLSLMAAAMSPAQAQESFVVQGGSPVPNPAYLNTYVAQKAGFFAEEGLEVEIRYTQGAALATQLAASNSADIADVTFEPYLLGYSKGLRGKFIYSRYDQLIYWLAVPVDSDIKTAGDLAGKKIGVASMASSSMTVAKSLLRAAGIDPTNDMFLPVGTGDQAMAALAGGQVQALSLWDAVYGSLERAGHKFRYIYHPEVGDVSNGGFFASDQELSEKADALQRFLRAQVKARIFIKENPEAALQIYWEVNPAAKPQGTQEQAVATGLAEIAFKSALFNDDPVEKFGQYDLAKVQSYMDVLKAEGVFTEDLKSSDLVTNDLVAAASRVDPVPIREKARNWGK is encoded by the coding sequence ATGGTTAGACTGGTTGGAATGCTGGCAGGCCTGTCGCTGATGGCGGCGGCCATGTCGCCGGCTCAGGCGCAGGAAAGTTTTGTCGTGCAGGGCGGCTCTCCGGTGCCGAACCCGGCCTATCTCAATACCTATGTGGCGCAAAAGGCCGGCTTCTTTGCCGAAGAAGGCTTGGAGGTCGAGATCCGCTATACCCAGGGTGCAGCACTTGCCACGCAGCTTGCGGCCAGCAACAGCGCCGATATCGCCGACGTCACGTTCGAGCCCTATCTTCTCGGATATTCCAAAGGCCTGCGCGGCAAATTCATCTATTCGCGTTATGACCAGCTGATCTATTGGCTCGCTGTTCCCGTGGATAGCGATATCAAGACTGCGGGCGATCTGGCAGGCAAGAAGATCGGCGTCGCGAGCATGGCGTCGTCGTCGATGACGGTTGCCAAGTCGCTGCTTCGCGCAGCCGGCATTGATCCCACCAACGATATGTTCCTGCCGGTCGGTACCGGTGACCAGGCGATGGCGGCGCTTGCCGGCGGTCAGGTGCAGGCGCTTTCCCTGTGGGATGCTGTTTATGGCAGCCTGGAGCGGGCCGGGCACAAATTCCGCTACATTTATCACCCTGAGGTCGGCGATGTCAGCAATGGCGGTTTCTTCGCCTCGGACCAGGAATTGAGCGAGAAAGCCGACGCACTGCAGCGGTTTTTGCGCGCGCAGGTCAAGGCACGCATCTTCATCAAGGAAAACCCGGAGGCCGCGCTTCAAATTTACTGGGAGGTCAATCCCGCCGCCAAACCACAGGGTACGCAGGAGCAGGCCGTCGCCACGGGCCTGGCAGAAATCGCCTTCAAGTCCGCTCTGTTCAACGACGACCCGGTTGAGAAATTCGGTCAATACGATCTGGCCAAGGTGCAGTCCTACATGGATGTCCTCAAGGCCGAGGGCGTTTTCACGGAGGATCTGAAATCGAGCGATCTCGTCACCAATGATCTGGTTGCGGCCGCAAGCCGGGTCGATCCGGTTCCTATCCGCGAAAAGGCAAGGAACTGGGGCAAATGA
- a CDS encoding ABC transporter permease, with protein MSNQDLSIAATAPAPTSPRAAKPSGEMPQWLVVSLTTAVLLFLWEASVRLFEVPQFIVPTPSDVIWRIWDDLATGVILPHLWITFVEVIVGFAAAAVLGIALGTGIALVRFLDRTVYPFALALQTIPKVAVAPLLIIWFGYGIQSKIVTAALLAFFPILVNVVAGLRTGDPRRLLLMRALRAGPVKTYVKVRLPAMLPYLFAGLEVGAVLAVIGAVVGEFIGASQGLGSVIIQRQASVDVTGVFSVLFYLSAMGILMSVALRIVARRYAFWSDTSSQAAN; from the coding sequence ATGAGCAACCAGGACCTCAGCATTGCCGCCACCGCGCCAGCTCCCACCTCCCCAAGGGCTGCAAAACCCTCCGGCGAAATGCCGCAATGGCTCGTCGTTTCGCTGACGACGGCGGTGCTGCTTTTCCTGTGGGAGGCAAGCGTCCGGCTTTTTGAGGTGCCGCAATTCATCGTGCCGACGCCGAGCGATGTCATCTGGCGCATCTGGGACGACCTGGCGACGGGGGTCATCCTGCCGCATCTCTGGATCACCTTTGTCGAGGTCATCGTCGGTTTTGCCGCTGCGGCCGTGCTCGGGATTGCGCTTGGAACCGGCATCGCGCTGGTCCGGTTTCTCGACCGGACGGTCTATCCCTTCGCGCTGGCGCTGCAGACCATTCCCAAGGTTGCGGTCGCGCCGCTGCTGATCATCTGGTTCGGATATGGAATCCAGTCGAAGATCGTCACGGCCGCGCTGCTCGCCTTCTTCCCGATCCTCGTCAATGTCGTGGCGGGTTTGAGAACCGGCGATCCCCGGCGGCTCCTGTTGATGCGCGCCCTTCGAGCGGGGCCGGTGAAGACCTATGTGAAGGTCCGCCTTCCGGCAATGCTGCCCTATCTGTTTGCGGGGCTCGAAGTCGGTGCGGTGCTTGCGGTCATCGGCGCTGTCGTCGGCGAGTTCATCGGCGCGTCCCAGGGGCTCGGCAGCGTCATCATCCAACGTCAGGCTTCGGTCGACGTCACCGGCGTGTTTTCGGTGCTGTTCTATCTCTCGGCCATGGGCATCCTGATGAGCGTGGCACTGCGTATCGTCGCCCGCCGCTATGCATTCTGGTCGGATACGTCGTCACAGGCCGCCAACTAA
- a CDS encoding ABC transporter ATP-binding protein, with translation MALENALLAVDDLKATYNHAITAIDNVSFNLARGEILALLGANGAGKTTVLKALSNLLAAERGQIVSGSIRFDGLDVVKTSPAALVRAGLVQVLEGRHCFRSLTVEENLVSGGLGRSSTRAEIAADIERVYAHFPRLKEKRRALSGLTSGGEQQMTAIGRALMSRPRLLVLDEPSMGLAPIIVQDIFRTLRQLNRDEGLSILVAEQNSAVALTYAHRAIILENGVSVLSGDAQALRARDDIKTFYLGLRATAPSIPAIAG, from the coding sequence ATGGCTCTGGAAAATGCGCTGCTTGCCGTCGATGATCTCAAGGCGACGTACAATCACGCCATCACCGCGATCGATAATGTCAGCTTCAATCTGGCGCGCGGTGAAATCCTGGCGCTGCTTGGCGCCAACGGTGCGGGCAAAACGACGGTGCTGAAGGCGCTGTCCAATCTGCTTGCGGCCGAGCGTGGACAGATCGTGTCCGGCAGCATCCGGTTCGACGGGCTGGATGTGGTGAAAACAAGCCCCGCCGCTCTGGTGCGCGCCGGCCTCGTGCAGGTGCTTGAAGGCCGCCACTGCTTCCGCAGCCTGACGGTCGAGGAAAACCTCGTCTCGGGTGGCCTTGGCCGCAGCAGCACGCGCGCTGAGATCGCTGCAGATATCGAGCGGGTCTACGCACATTTTCCAAGGCTGAAGGAAAAGCGCCGTGCGCTGAGTGGCCTCACCTCCGGCGGCGAGCAACAGATGACGGCGATCGGCCGGGCGCTGATGTCGCGGCCGCGCCTTCTGGTGCTCGACGAGCCATCCATGGGTTTGGCCCCGATCATCGTCCAGGACATTTTCCGGACGCTGCGCCAGCTCAATCGCGACGAGGGTCTTTCCATCCTGGTAGCGGAGCAGAATTCCGCTGTCGCGCTGACCTATGCCCATCGCGCCATCATCCTGGAAAACGGCGTCAGCGTGCTTTCCGGCGATGCGCAGGCGCTGCGCGCGCGTGACGATATCAAAACCTTCTACCTCGGCCTGAGGGCCACGGCGCCATCCATTCCGGCCATTGCCGGTTAA
- a CDS encoding SfnB family sulfur acquisition oxidoreductase encodes MTLSPVNTDNAAAAVPPVPRPAEPAHIIRTDAEAIAIAKTLAAEFVRESALRDRDRIWPVKELDAFSQSGLWSINVPKAFGGPEVSYATLAKVIEIISAADSSIGQIAQNHLGVVAAIRTVSDAEQQTLLFAEVLKGTRFGNAFSEFGSKRAVDFETGFVDAGDHVVVNGQKFYSSGALLAHLVPIVALDGEGRAWYAIAQRDAPGLTVIDDWSSFGQRTTLSGTVLLDNVKVPKTHLVPGYKGYEVPTADGAIFQIIQVAVDTGIAQAAIDETVDFVRTKSRAWVDSGVDNAWDDPYTIQAIGDLTLRLHAAQALLEKAGYAIDRAILDPNAETVAEAQIVTAEAKILSTEIAIAATNKLFELAGTRSTLAEHGLDRHWRNARTHTLHDPVRWKYSILGKYFLNGEKPPLHAWS; translated from the coding sequence ATGACCCTTTCCCCCGTCAATACGGACAATGCAGCAGCGGCGGTGCCGCCGGTTCCGCGCCCGGCAGAACCAGCCCATATCATCAGGACCGATGCCGAGGCGATTGCCATTGCCAAGACGCTTGCGGCCGAATTTGTCCGGGAATCGGCATTGCGCGACCGCGACCGCATCTGGCCGGTCAAGGAGCTGGATGCCTTTTCGCAGAGCGGGCTCTGGTCGATCAATGTGCCGAAGGCATTCGGCGGCCCCGAAGTCTCCTATGCAACGCTGGCCAAGGTGATCGAGATCATCTCGGCGGCCGATTCCTCCATCGGGCAGATCGCGCAGAACCATCTGGGTGTCGTTGCCGCCATCCGCACTGTATCGGACGCAGAGCAACAGACGCTGCTCTTTGCCGAGGTTTTGAAAGGCACACGTTTTGGCAACGCCTTCTCCGAATTCGGCTCCAAGCGTGCGGTCGATTTCGAGACCGGGTTCGTCGATGCCGGCGATCATGTGGTGGTCAACGGCCAGAAGTTCTATTCGTCGGGTGCGCTGCTTGCGCATCTCGTGCCGATCGTTGCGCTCGATGGCGAGGGCCGGGCCTGGTATGCGATTGCGCAGCGTGATGCACCCGGCTTGACCGTCATTGATGACTGGTCCTCCTTCGGCCAGCGCACGACATTGTCGGGAACCGTGCTGCTCGACAATGTGAAAGTGCCAAAGACGCATCTGGTCCCGGGGTACAAGGGATACGAAGTGCCGACGGCGGATGGGGCGATCTTCCAGATCATCCAGGTTGCCGTTGATACCGGTATCGCACAGGCTGCGATCGACGAAACCGTCGATTTCGTGCGCACCAAGAGCCGCGCCTGGGTGGATTCCGGCGTTGATAACGCCTGGGACGATCCCTATACGATCCAGGCCATCGGCGACCTGACGCTCCGGCTGCATGCGGCACAGGCGCTTCTGGAAAAGGCCGGCTACGCCATCGACCGGGCTATTCTCGACCCCAACGCCGAAACCGTCGCCGAAGCGCAGATCGTCACGGCGGAGGCAAAGATCCTCTCTACCGAGATCGCGATTGCCGCAACCAATAAGCTTTTCGAACTGGCGGGCACGCGCTCGACCCTTGCCGAACACGGGCTTGACCGTCATTGGCGCAACGCTCGCACCCACACCTTGCACGATCCGGTCCGCTGGAAATATTCGATCCTTGGAAAGTATTTCCTGAACGGCGAGAAACCGCCGCTGCACGCCTGGAGCTAA
- a CDS encoding ABC transporter ATP-binding protein translates to MKPERVPQIQTMLASERLIQLQQVAKVYNAADGRPVRAVDSVTADIARGEFIAILGPSGCGKSTLMMMLAGLLRPSEGTIRFKDVVVTGPQEDFGIVFQDAVLFPWRTVIENVELPGEINGLARSERRRRAQDMIDLVGLSGFENKYPNELSGGMQQRVAIARALSLDPSLLLMDEPFGALDAMTREQMNLELQRISLQSGATVVFVTHSIAEAAFLADRVFVMSGRPSTVREIIPIEIPRPRSIDLMASDHFGTYVARLRHLLDVRGDAS, encoded by the coding sequence ATGAAGCCTGAACGAGTTCCGCAAATTCAAACCATGCTGGCAAGCGAACGGCTGATACAGTTGCAACAGGTGGCCAAGGTCTATAACGCCGCCGACGGCCGTCCTGTCCGGGCCGTGGATTCGGTCACGGCCGATATTGCCCGCGGCGAATTCATCGCCATTCTCGGCCCATCGGGCTGCGGCAAGAGCACGCTGATGATGATGCTGGCCGGGCTGTTGCGCCCCAGCGAAGGCACCATCCGCTTCAAGGATGTGGTCGTCACCGGCCCACAGGAGGATTTCGGCATCGTCTTTCAGGATGCCGTCCTTTTTCCCTGGCGCACGGTGATCGAGAATGTCGAACTGCCTGGCGAGATCAATGGCCTTGCCAGATCCGAACGCCGCCGCCGTGCTCAGGATATGATCGACCTTGTGGGGCTGTCGGGGTTTGAAAACAAATATCCCAATGAACTGTCGGGCGGCATGCAGCAGCGTGTCGCCATCGCCCGGGCGTTGTCGCTCGATCCGTCGCTGCTCTTGATGGATGAACCTTTTGGTGCGCTCGATGCGATGACCCGCGAGCAGATGAACCTCGAACTGCAGCGCATCAGCCTCCAATCGGGCGCAACGGTCGTCTTTGTCACGCATTCGATCGCCGAAGCCGCATTCCTGGCCGATCGCGTCTTCGTCATGAGCGGCCGGCCCTCAACGGTGCGCGAAATCATCCCGATCGAAATCCCGCGTCCGCGTTCGATCGACCTGATGGCATCCGACCATTTCGGAACCTATGTGGCGCGCCTGCGCCATCTGCTGGACGTGCGGGGAGACGCATCATGA
- a CDS encoding 2-keto-4-pentenoate hydratase → MKNQDLATVAGSRHGIEQAARDIYDAYTTKQTCAPVRRHLAPRDLAGAYSVQEANTVRWLAEGRRLSGRKIGLTAKIVQKNANIDQPDYGMLFSDMEIADGDTIPAGTLFQPKAEGEIAFVLERDLTQENPSLAEVVRATAYALPALEIIDTRITDWDLDIVDTIADNASSGLYVLGASPRKIDQIDLLLCGMVIERNGDPVSFGAGIACLGHPLNALRWLARTMVRLGRPLHAGDVVMSGALGPMVRSNDGEYLEARINGLGSVGVQFGPRKAQ, encoded by the coding sequence ATGAAAAATCAGGATCTGGCCACAGTTGCCGGTAGCCGCCATGGTATTGAACAGGCGGCGCGCGATATATACGATGCTTATACTACAAAGCAGACCTGTGCGCCGGTCCGCCGACATTTGGCGCCGCGCGATCTGGCTGGAGCCTATAGTGTCCAGGAAGCCAATACGGTGCGCTGGCTGGCAGAAGGACGGCGGCTGTCGGGCCGCAAGATCGGTCTCACGGCGAAAATCGTCCAGAAAAACGCCAATATCGACCAGCCGGATTACGGCATGCTGTTCTCCGATATGGAGATCGCCGATGGCGATACGATACCGGCAGGCACCCTCTTCCAGCCGAAGGCCGAGGGCGAGATCGCTTTCGTGCTGGAGCGCGATCTGACGCAGGAAAACCCGTCTCTGGCCGAAGTGGTGCGCGCCACGGCCTATGCCCTGCCGGCGCTGGAAATCATCGATACCCGCATTACCGATTGGGACCTCGATATCGTCGATACGATCGCCGACAATGCGTCGTCGGGGCTTTATGTGCTGGGTGCGAGCCCACGCAAGATCGATCAGATCGATTTGCTTTTGTGCGGCATGGTCATCGAGAGGAATGGTGACCCCGTGTCGTTCGGGGCGGGCATTGCCTGCCTTGGTCATCCGCTCAACGCGCTGCGCTGGCTGGCGCGCACCATGGTGCGGCTTGGCCGCCCGCTGCATGCGGGGGATGTGGTGATGTCCGGTGCGCTCGGGCCGATGGTCCGCTCCAATGATGGCGAATATCTGGAGGCCCGCATCAACGGCCTTGGTTCCGTCGGGGTTCAGTTCGGCCCGAGGAAAGCGCAATGA
- a CDS encoding fumarylacetoacetate hydrolase family protein produces MKLLRFGDAGHERPGLLDATGVIRDLSGVVADITGLTINDASLARVASIDPQSLPTVDAAVRIGPCVGAVSKFICVGLNYADHAAESNLPIPQEPILFQKAVSAICGPNDEVIRPKTATKMDWEVELGIVIGKRARNITEGQAEAHIAGYCVVNDVSERAYQAERGGQWTKGKSADTFGPIGPWLVTRDEIADIQSLALFLDVDGIRRQTGNTATMIFSVYHLVAYISEFMTLEPGDIIATGTPPGVGMGMKPPVYLEAGQTMHLGIAGLGEQRQTVVAYR; encoded by the coding sequence ATGAAACTGCTTCGTTTTGGAGACGCCGGTCATGAGCGTCCCGGCCTGCTGGACGCGACGGGCGTCATCCGTGATCTCTCCGGCGTGGTTGCGGATATTACCGGGCTGACGATCAACGATGCGAGCCTTGCCCGCGTCGCCTCGATCGATCCGCAAAGCCTTCCAACTGTCGATGCCGCCGTCCGCATCGGCCCCTGTGTTGGTGCCGTCTCCAAGTTCATCTGCGTCGGGCTGAACTATGCCGATCATGCCGCCGAGAGCAATTTGCCCATTCCACAAGAGCCGATCCTGTTTCAAAAGGCCGTCTCGGCAATCTGCGGCCCGAATGACGAGGTTATCCGGCCCAAAACCGCGACCAAGATGGACTGGGAGGTCGAGCTCGGCATCGTGATCGGCAAGCGTGCGCGCAATATCACGGAAGGCCAGGCAGAGGCCCATATTGCCGGATATTGCGTCGTCAACGATGTCAGCGAGCGCGCCTATCAGGCCGAACGCGGCGGCCAATGGACCAAGGGCAAGAGCGCGGATACGTTCGGCCCGATAGGCCCGTGGCTGGTTACGAGAGACGAGATCGCCGATATCCAGTCGCTGGCGCTGTTCCTTGATGTCGATGGCATCCGGCGCCAGACGGGCAATACCGCGACGATGATCTTCTCCGTCTATCATCTCGTCGCCTATATCAGCGAATTCATGACGCTGGAGCCCGGCGACATCATCGCCACCGGCACGCCCCCCGGCGTTGGCATGGGCATGAAGCCGCCGGTCTATCTGGAGGCCGGCCAGACAATGCATCTGGGCATTGCCGGGCTTGGCGAGCAGCGCCAGACTGTCGTGGCCTATCGATGA
- a CDS encoding 2-keto-4-pentenoate hydratase — protein sequence MTDFNAIAARLHDAAMSAEAVAQLDVELSTGEAYEVQRLSIERRIAGGDRRIGIKMGLTSKAKMAQVGVDQMSWGRLTDGMLIDDAGTLARSRYIHPRAEPEIAFRLKRPLEGRVTALEAYAAIESVAGAIEIIDSRYKDFKFRFSDSVADNASSAALVIGAWHSASVDFGNLGISLEVDGDPVEIGSSAAIMGHPIRSLVAAARLMAERGDSLQAGDIVLSGSATAARPLVAGTYIRARFEALGQATFMVGE from the coding sequence ATGACTGATTTCAATGCCATTGCCGCAAGGCTTCATGACGCCGCCATGTCGGCCGAAGCGGTTGCCCAGCTCGATGTCGAACTCTCCACGGGTGAGGCCTACGAGGTGCAGCGGCTCTCCATAGAGCGCCGTATCGCAGGCGGCGACCGCCGGATCGGCATCAAGATGGGGCTAACCAGCAAGGCCAAAATGGCGCAGGTCGGCGTCGACCAGATGAGCTGGGGCCGCCTTACCGATGGCATGCTGATCGACGATGCCGGAACGTTGGCGCGCAGCCGTTACATTCATCCGCGCGCCGAGCCGGAGATCGCGTTCCGGCTGAAGCGGCCGCTTGAAGGCAGGGTTACGGCGCTTGAAGCCTATGCGGCGATTGAAAGTGTCGCCGGCGCCATCGAGATCATCGACAGCCGCTACAAGGATTTCAAGTTCCGGTTTTCGGATTCCGTCGCCGACAATGCGTCGTCCGCCGCTTTGGTGATCGGCGCCTGGCACAGTGCGTCGGTCGATTTCGGCAATCTCGGCATCAGCCTGGAGGTGGATGGAGACCCGGTGGAAATCGGTTCCAGCGCGGCGATCATGGGTCATCCCATCCGCTCGCTGGTGGCGGCGGCCCGGCTGATGGCGGAGCGCGGCGACAGTCTTCAGGCCGGAGATATCGTTCTGTCGGGTAGCGCCACTGCCGCAAGGCCGCTTGTGGCGGGGACCTATATCCGGGCGCGCTTCGAGGCGCTCGGTCAAGCAACATTCATGGTGGGGGAATAG
- a CDS encoding SDR family NAD(P)-dependent oxidoreductase, translated as MNAIDLHNRVAVVTGGAKGLGQAVVQRVLASGAKVAVWDVDPASLETAIAAFGSDAAGFVCDVSDLGSVSTAAAQTLERFGKIDILVNNAGISGPNVNGWEYPVDAWRQVIEVDLFGVYYCCRTVIPHMIREGYGRIVNVASISGKEGNPTATPYASAKAGVMAMTKALGKELVKTGVIVNAVAPAAFETDIFRQNSQEFIDYMLSKIPMGRFGKPEEFGALVAWLASEECSFSTGAVYDISGGRATY; from the coding sequence ATGAACGCAATCGATCTTCACAATCGGGTCGCCGTGGTGACGGGGGGTGCAAAGGGGCTGGGGCAGGCGGTGGTCCAGCGGGTACTGGCCAGCGGCGCAAAGGTTGCGGTGTGGGACGTCGACCCGGCCAGCCTTGAAACCGCTATCGCTGCCTTCGGTTCTGATGCGGCCGGTTTTGTCTGCGATGTTTCCGATCTGGGTTCAGTCAGCACTGCGGCGGCGCAGACGCTGGAGCGCTTCGGCAAGATCGATATCCTCGTCAACAATGCCGGTATTTCCGGGCCGAATGTCAATGGCTGGGAATACCCGGTCGATGCGTGGCGCCAGGTGATCGAAGTCGATCTGTTCGGCGTCTATTATTGCTGCCGGACGGTGATCCCGCACATGATCCGCGAAGGTTATGGCCGGATCGTCAATGTCGCGTCGATTTCCGGCAAGGAAGGCAACCCGACGGCCACTCCTTACGCGTCGGCCAAGGCAGGCGTCATGGCGATGACGAAGGCTTTGGGCAAGGAGCTGGTAAAAACCGGTGTCATCGTCAATGCTGTGGCACCGGCCGCCTTCGAGACCGATATTTTCAGGCAGAATAGCCAGGAATTCATCGATTACATGCTCTCGAAAATCCCCATGGGCCGGTTCGGCAAGCCGGAGGAATTCGGCGCTCTGGTTGCCTGGCTTGCCAGCGAGGAATGCTCGTTTTCCACCGGCGCCGTCTACGATATTTCCGGCGGGCGGGCGACCTACTAG
- a CDS encoding IclR family transcriptional regulator, whose amino-acid sequence MLDIAHDGADNRKSGTQAISRALDVLDLLAMGSNPNRGLKIGDISKFLGITRPTTHRILTTLIERGFAQRVEKSGRYMIGEQISLLALSRERKLPILQLAETHLQDISRIVDDTVFFSIRSGRDVVTIARMIGNFPIQVLSIDVGDRRPLGAITAGVAMLSRLSDEEAAGIVANDEARLAKFQYTVPDVLNFVRETRARGFAYRQKGVIPGTKAIAVTVGRPGDPVMGAVTVSGMAKRMTESRVNEIIGAVSSECEAMATKLRQKLTADGLMTP is encoded by the coding sequence ATGTTAGACATTGCTCACGACGGCGCCGACAACCGGAAGAGTGGCACTCAAGCCATTTCCAGAGCGCTGGATGTGCTTGACCTGCTGGCCATGGGCTCCAATCCCAATCGCGGCCTGAAGATCGGCGACATATCGAAGTTTCTCGGCATCACGCGCCCGACGACGCACCGGATTTTGACCACGTTGATCGAGCGCGGCTTTGCCCAGCGCGTCGAGAAATCCGGGCGCTACATGATCGGCGAACAGATCAGCCTTCTGGCTTTGTCGAGGGAACGCAAGCTTCCCATTCTCCAGCTTGCGGAAACCCATCTTCAGGACATCAGCCGCATCGTCGATGACACCGTGTTCTTTTCCATCCGCAGCGGCCGCGACGTGGTGACCATCGCGCGGATGATCGGCAATTTTCCGATCCAGGTTCTGTCGATCGATGTTGGTGACCGCCGGCCGCTGGGCGCGATCACGGCGGGGGTTGCCATGCTCAGCCGGCTCTCCGACGAAGAAGCGGCGGGCATCGTGGCCAATGACGAGGCCCGGCTGGCGAAATTTCAATATACGGTGCCGGATGTGCTGAATTTCGTCCGCGAGACCCGCGCGCGCGGCTTTGCCTATCGCCAGAAGGGCGTGATCCCCGGCACCAAGGCGATCGCCGTAACCGTCGGCAGGCCTGGCGATCCCGTCATGGGGGCCGTTACGGTTTCAGGCATGGCCAAGCGCATGACCGAAAGCCGCGTTAACGAGATTATCGGTGCCGTGTCCAGCGAATGCGAGGCAATGGCAACCAAGCTGCGGCAGAAGCTGACTGCGGACGGCCTGATGACGCCGTAG
- a CDS encoding cupin domain-containing protein — protein MRYIFRLLEDIVPVNADISFLPNAVRVLYVRNGGLTVETASSNQFHSAGSAWVGQDEVSYVVGPEGAEVLRWELVPETETHDGRLRSSPKSESRVLNSFDIALDPANSWLLRCDQVTFPPGTVAPLHMHQGPGIRWVARGEIDAIGPGGVPKLHLPGDSFIENGIDEPVSARMHKEEDTSFLRGLILPRAVKSRSSTRFVNREDWDRPKRQVYHVHAERFFDLP, from the coding sequence ATGCGCTACATTTTTCGGCTTCTCGAAGACATTGTCCCGGTCAATGCCGACATCTCCTTTCTGCCCAATGCCGTCCGGGTCCTCTATGTCCGCAATGGCGGACTGACCGTGGAGACTGCGTCATCCAACCAGTTCCATTCGGCAGGCTCCGCCTGGGTTGGCCAGGATGAGGTGAGTTATGTCGTGGGGCCCGAGGGCGCGGAGGTGCTGCGCTGGGAGCTTGTACCGGAAACCGAAACGCATGACGGCCGGCTGCGCTCGTCGCCAAAATCGGAATCGCGGGTTTTGAACAGCTTCGACATCGCGCTTGATCCGGCCAACAGCTGGCTGCTGCGGTGCGACCAGGTCACGTTTCCACCGGGCACGGTGGCGCCGTTGCATATGCATCAGGGGCCGGGAATTCGCTGGGTGGCGCGCGGCGAGATCGATGCCATTGGCCCGGGCGGCGTGCCCAAGCTGCATCTGCCGGGCGACAGCTTCATCGAAAACGGCATCGACGAGCCGGTCTCGGCGCGCATGCACAAGGAAGAAGACACGTCATTTTTGCGCGGGCTCATCCTGCCCCGCGCCGTCAAGAGCCGCTCATCGACGCGGTTCGTCAACAGGGAAGATTGGGATCGTCCCAAGCGGCAGGTCTATCACGTCCATGCCGAACGCTTTTTTGATCTGCCGTAG